From a single Sorghum bicolor cultivar BTx623 chromosome 5, Sorghum_bicolor_NCBIv3, whole genome shotgun sequence genomic region:
- the LOC8071700 gene encoding dirigent protein 2 codes for MAISKLSTVQLQLILISTAMALATAAATTHLQFYMHDIFTATAESPATGVTVAKGTAGLPGDPNVHFGDIHVIDDPLTEGPDPSSPAVGQVQGVEVFAVQQEISVMLSANIVFTAGKYNGSYLVVLGKDAFHEDVRELPVIGGGGRFRGATGYSLFTTHDFNNTTKNAVVKIDVYLRV; via the coding sequence ATGGCTATCAGTAAGCTCAGTACGGTGCAGCTCCAACTGATACTTATCTCCACGGCCATGGCgctcgccaccgccgccgccaccacgcaCCTCCAGTTCTACATGCACGACATTTTTACGGCAACAGCAGAGAGCCCGGCAACGGGGGTGACTGTGGCGAAGGGCACGGCGGGGCTGCCGGGAGACCCCAACGTCCACTTCGGCGACATACACGTGATCGACGACCCACTGACGGAAGGGCCCGATCCGTCGTCGCCTGCAGTGGGGCAGGTGCAGGGGGTCGAAGTCTTCGCGGTGCAGCAGGAAATATCGGTGATGCTCTCCGCGAACATAGTGTTCACGGCAGGGAAGTACAATGGCAGCTACCTCGTCGTCCTGGGAAAGGACGCCTTCCATGAAGACGTCAGGGAGCTGCCGGTCATTGGCGGAGGCGGCAGGTTCCGTGGAGCCACCGGTTACTCTCTGTTCACGACGCACGATTTCAACAACACCACTAAGAACGCCGTTGTGAAGATCGACGTGTACCTGCGCGTGTAG